A window from Hemitrygon akajei unplaced genomic scaffold, sHemAka1.3 Scf000057, whole genome shotgun sequence encodes these proteins:
- the LOC140721492 gene encoding uncharacterized protein: protein MAHQRVHTGEKLFTCSECGKGFTRLAHQQRHQQVHTGEKPFTCSECGKGFTRLAHQQRHQQVHTGEKPFTCSECGKRFADSSSLQSHQRVHTGEKPFTCSECGKGFTQSSNLQRHQRVHTGEKPFTCSECGKGFTRSSGLWSHQRVHTGERPFTCSECGKGFTQSSDLQSHQRVHTGERPFTCSVCGKGFTHIPHLQNHLRVHTGERPFTCSVCGKSFTHLSTLRNHQRVHTGERPFTCSVCGKGFTQSSTLLVHERVHTGEKPFTCSVCGKGFTHIPHLQNHLRVHTGERPFTCSVCGKSFTHLSTLRNHQRVHTGERPFTCSVCGKGFTQPSTLLVHQRVHTGEKPFTCSVCGKGFTRLANQQRHQRVHTGERPFTCSVCGKSFTHLSTLRNHQRVHTGERPFTCSVCGKGFTQSSTLLVHERVHTGEKPFTCSVCGKGFTHIPHLQNHLRVHTGERPFTCSVCGKGFTQSSTLLVHQRVHTGEKPFTCSVCGKGFTRLANQQRHQRVHTGERPFTCSECGKGFTQSSHLQKHQRVHTGEKPFTC, encoded by the coding sequence atggctcaccagcgagttcacactggggagaaactgttcacgtgctcagaatgtgggaaaggattcactcggttagctcaccaacagagacaccagcaagttcacactggggagaagccgttcacctgctcagaatgtgggaaaggattcactcggttagctcaccaacagagacaccagcaagttcacactggggagaagccgttcacctgctcagaatgtgggaagagatttgctGACTCTTccagcctacagagtcatcagcgagttcacactggggagaaaccgttcacctgctcagaatgtgggaaaggattcactcagtcatccaacctacagagacatcagcgagttcacactggggagaagccgttcacctgctcagaatgtgggaagggattcactcggtcatccggtTTATGGAgtcatcaacgagttcacactggggagaggccattcacctgctcagaatgtgggaagggattcactcagtcatctgatttacagagtcaccagcgagttcacactggggagaggccattcacctgctcagtctgtgggaagggattcactcacataccccacctacagaatcacctgcgagttcacactggggagaggccattcacctgctcagtctgtgggaagagcttcACTCATTTATCCACCCTACggaatcaccagcgagttcacactggggagaggccattcacctgctcagtctgtgggaagggattcactcagtcatctaccctactggtacatgagcgagttcacactggggagaagccattcacctgctcagtctgtgggaagggattcactcacataccccacctacagaatcacctgcgagttcacactggggagaggccattcacctgctcagtctgtgggaagagcttcactcatttatccaccctacggaatcatcagcgagttcacactggggagaggccattcacgtgctcagtctgtgggaagggattcactcagccatctaccctactggtacatcagcgagttcacactggggagaagccattcacctgctcagtctgtgggaagggattcactcggttagctaaccaacagagacaccagcgagttcacactggggagaggccattcacctgctcagtctgtgggaagagcttcACTCATTTATCCACCCTACggaatcaccagcgagttcacactggggagaggccattcacctgctcagtctgtgggaagggattcactcagtcatctaccctactggtacatgagcgagttcacactggggagaagccattcacctgctcagtctgtgggaagggattcactcacataccccacctacagaatcacctgcgagttcacactggggagaggccattcacctgctcagtctgtgggaagggattcactcagtcatctaccctactggtacatcagcgagttcacactggggagaagccattcacctgctcagtctgtgggaagggattcactcggttagctaaccaacagagacaccagcgagttcacactggggagaggccattcacctgctcagaatgtgggaagggattcactcagtcatcccacctacagaaacatcagcgagttcacactggggagaagccgttcacctgctga